In Mangifera indica cultivar Alphonso chromosome 14, CATAS_Mindica_2.1, whole genome shotgun sequence, the DNA window CTACAAGGAAGGTATATTTGTATCTAacattattacataaaaattgtcAATGATGTTAAGAAATGGCTTGATTCTTAGCTGAAATTGGAAGTCAAAGCATGAACAATGCAAATTCTAAACTCAAGGTCATTCCTTTCTACGAACACAAGGCAACAACCTCAAATTCTGGAAATTCAAGgccattttcatttatatatatatagagatcaTCCTATCTAGTTAAATCAGATACGTAAAACCAAATTCATAGTTAATCTCTGCAAGCAGTACTTGAACATGGATATCCAGAAGTTTATTGAAAGCAGCATTTTAAGAGGTATAATTCAAGTCTAATGCCAAAATTAATTCATTGTTATGAATACTCTTTTTGATATAATGACATAAAATTATCAAGTTAGTAgttgatttattttgatttctatatTATTCATTTGGTACCGTTTTGTTTTGAACATACATATAACCGAAtctgttttataaaaaaatatgttccaCATATATACTGTTttgttatttgattgaatattattataatatttatttattaaatcattgATCTAATTAACGATTGAATTGTTCAAAACCTGGACCAACCCTTGATTGGGTCAACACCAATGtatgaaaatattgatatttatatattacttaaTGTATTCAAATTTTGACCGTTAGTTAAATATATTAACTTCTTATAATAACTTGtgtcaaaattttattgaagatTTCAGGGTTAATATCCATGTTGTTATGAATGACGTATCGTATATAGTctactaattaattttacataaattatttttcttttcatcaagAACGgtatatattcttttaatttgtaaatttcaGGAAGGGATGCTCCACCTAGTCATTACTTGTTCAAAATTGAGTCTTTCTCTTTGCTAGACAGAGCTCCTCTACGAAAGTACACCTCGGACTATTTTGAGGCAGGAGGCTACAGATGGTATAAGCTTTCTGCATGCTTTATCTCTTATAGTTGTTCAAGtgttagttaaaaaaaaaatgtcatagcTTGGGATTGGAGAGCCCAAAAACCAAATAAACTCTACACCGCAACCCTAGCAATCATGCGGTTTGGTTGTGTGTTAGTTAGCTAGCTCCTTGCTAACCCTCTTGGCAAATGCTATAATATTTAGAGATGTGATGGTGAATttgatatcaaataatattaatcttagaaaaactaaattttaaaagaataaaatcagagagaaaaaatatatatcttatattaacaacttatattaaaaacttatatttttctatgcAGAATACAAGCCACACATTTTACTCTTAGAACCCTAACAATCacatatgtttatatattattatgaacGACTTTCGTTATATGCTCTACGCTTACCAACTTCGAAATTTAACATGAAATTATTACAGGAGAATCACTCTCTACCCATCTGGGGACAAACTTAACGATGGTGAAGGTCATATCTCTATTTACTTGGAATTAATGGTCACAGATTCTTTCTCTTTCGGGTGGGAAGTGGACGTGGTTTTCAACTTCTTTATAATGAATCAGCTTCAAAATAAGTATGTTGTTGTACAAGGTAAGTCCTCAATTAACATGCAATTAATGGAGAACAATTTTCAATACGACAgatgcaaaattttatatatatatgatcgaCTTTACATGTTTGTGATGCAGATTGGATTGAAAAACGTTACCATACTATGAAGACTGAATGGGGAAACCCTAAATTTCTAGACTTGGAAACATTTCACAACCCTTTAAAAGGATACCTTGTTGATGATACTTGTGTATTGGGTGCTGAGGTTTTTGTTGTCAGAAGTAGTTTTAAAGGGGAGTGCTTATCCATGGTGAAGGAACCTGCTACTTGTTTCCACAGTTGGAAAGTTAATAGCTTTTCCACTTTAGCTGATTCAAATTATACCTCCCAGTCATTTGGAAGCCCAAAATGGTGTTAAAAACTCCTTCTGACagctcattttcttctctttgctATACAGATTCAATGAAACTATGTGCACGAGTTTTGAATACTCAATTATTCTTAGAAAGTGTGtcattattcaattatatatgacatatcatttaGAGATATTCAAAACTAGGTGCATATAACATTTCCATACAAATTACTCATTAAGTTTGTGGGTTAATGTTTCATAGGTATCTTAGTCTTCAACCTTATGGAGTTGCAGAAGCCAAGGGAAGCCACATTTCACTCTATATAGCAGCGTCAGATGTTCCTCCGAATACTAAGTTGTTTGTGAATTTCATTCTACGCCTCAAAGATCAATATCAGTGGAATAGAAAAGACGTTTTCCATCAATGTAAGTTAAGCATTATAGATTAGGGTTTCATGATAAAATCATTCTTTCTTCTCATACTAAAAAACTCTCCTAACTTATGAGATGAAAATTTAAACCCCGAAGCCTAAACTCTAACGATGAAccgtttcttttttaattcactTACAGTTAACAGTCGTGGGGTGTAAGAAATTTTATGCCGCTGGCTACATTGAAGGACTTGAAACTGAGTTACTTGGTGAATGACACCTGCATCATTGAAGCGGAAGTTACTTTGCTTGggttgataaattaattaaaagtctTCATTCTGATGAAACATAGTGAAATTCTTCCAAAAACAGTTGATATGTATGGCTGTGCtcattttaaactaaaacaaaTTTCAATGTTATAATCCTGAATCTTAATGGCAATATTCTAGGTTAATTAGGTTTGCGATTTTAAGACCTTGAGATTTTACCTTGTGATGGATGCTACAATCATTttgtgcatatgatataagtaagaaatgataaatatcataaaatatatcaaattaatatgatataataaatatattatactatacgatataatacataccctatgatatatattgatataca includes these proteins:
- the LOC123196149 gene encoding ubiquitin C-terminal hydrolase 12-like, which translates into the protein MDIQKFIESSILRGRDAPPSHYLFKIESFSLLDRAPLRKYTSDYFEAGGYRWRITLYPSGDKLNDGEGHISIYLELMVTDSFSFGWEVDVVFNFFIMNQLQNKYVVVQDWIEKRYHTMKTEWGNPKFLDLETFHNPLKGYLVDDTCVLGAEVFVVRSSFKGECLSMVKEPATCFHSWKVNSFSTLADSNYTSQSFGSPKWYLSLQPYGVAEAKGSHISLYIAASDVPPNTKLFVNFILRLKDQYQWNRKDVFHQFNSRGV